A segment of the Artemia franciscana unplaced genomic scaffold, ASM3288406v1 Scaffold_2345, whole genome shotgun sequence genome:
CGGCGGAGGAGGAGGCTCAAACGACAAAGGTAATAAATCAACATCAGGGTCGTCGGGACCACCCACGTATGTTTCATACGATGGAGTGTCGTGATACATAGCCCGGTAGCCGTCTTCCGTCCGCTCAACCACTTTAGCAAGTAGCTTGCCGTAGTGCTTACCCTTGACACCTACCGTGTTCACCATAATAAATCTTTTCCACGAACTCTTCATCCCCATCAACACTAGCAGCAAAACTAACGTCTTGGGAAGAAACTTCTTCACTCCAATCGGATGGAGTTGACAATTTGCCCGGTTTCTTGCAGCGTTTGCTGGGATATTTTATACCAACGCCATGTCTTGCGGCAACATATTTTACTGCGCATGTTCGGTCGATCCTATAATACCATTTAAGAGCTGCAGCTATGGTCTTACAGCTCAGCTTAGATATCCTGTTATGGGACTCGACGGCATTGGTAGTCGCAGGCAAGACGTCCCACTCTCTATCAGTGAATTCGGAAAGGGCCTTGCAAATCATCTTTAAGTTATTTGCCCTAGACCAAAACGAAACCCAGCTAGCAGCTTGACTCCATCCGTCACAGTATCGTAGAGCAGCAGCCGATATGAGACAAGGAAAGGCCTTCAAAAGCTTTTGGTCTGGCTTGCCAGACAAAACACTAAAACACAGATCAGCTTGTTGTTTGTTAGGAGCAGATTTGAGCAGCCGAGCAACAGATTTGAATTCACAGACCTCGTCCTTAGTACTGCAGATTTTCTGAGATATTTTATTCACGGATTGCTAAAAGTGGACACGACATCCCCGTATTCGAATCAAGCTCTGCTGTATATCGTCACTTTCATTGAAAGTTGACTGGCTTTCAACAGCCGACTTGAGACCTTGCTTCTGTGCCTCAGAGAAATCAGCGATAACAATCAAGTTTACCGGACAATAGTCTGGATGTTTTTTCTTCACCTCGTCAAAGAGAACTCCAAAAGCACTCTTATAGGCGCCTCTATGCAAATTAGACATAAGCACCCGGGCAACAGTAACGTATTGCAAAATTTCGCTGTCGTATACAACAACATTCAGCAGATATTTGAAAGGGTGGAACGTTCCAGGGTAGGTAACATCAGGAATCAAAAAATCAGCTTTTGCCAGGAAATCGATGTGAATGTCGAACATTAAAAGACAAAGAGAATTGCCTTGATCCAAAGAGAAAAAACGTAGGTACTTTAGGGTGGCCTGCTGCATTTCAAGGTTGATCTGTTCGTCATCGTTTTGAAACAATGGTATTTCCTTAAGCATAGCCTCGTTAAAGGTTTCAAGAAATCGAGGAAGAGAATCAGGCCCCTTCCGCACTGCATCAACAAACTTTCTGACGCGGTCCAAATTAACCGCAGCTAAATTCCTTTCGCCCAAAATATATCCAACACCAACCCCTTTATGAATCTCAGAAACTGTCAATGTTGGGTCACGTGCTACAGCCCCTACAATGTCAGAACGAACCCTAGAGACTAGACGGTTTTCCGGTGGCCGGGCGTGAGAGTGGAGTCGTCCATCATCATTGCTAAAGGAAATGACCCACCGTCGATGATCTTTCTTTTTGACAGGACAAACGAAAGCTATTCGACAACCACAACACTTGTTTTTGAGCGGCTCATCTGGATGTTCGAGGCAAGTGTTTCTGCTGAAACAGTTCTGAAGAGAAAACTCACAACCTGCTGCTGTGCACTGTTTGACCCCAGCGCATTCATTGACACGGACTAAAACGCTAATCTGAGACTCGTCATTCGGAAGCATGACCACTTTCTCAAATTTTGGCATGCCTCCCTTCCTAGTCAGTTGCATATTACCCATCAGGAAAACATAGTCGTCATCTCCGTCGTAAATTGTTTTCACGTCGTCAATAAAGAGAACCTCGGAAACACCCGAGTTTTCAGTATACCCTGGATATTTGAGCATGCCAAGCGTTGCATTTTTCCAAGATCCAGAGAGTAGTGCTGCCAAAACTTTGTCAACGACGCCTGGTCTCGGCTTTATAGAAGGCGTGAGTGAGGTGCAGACAGAAAAAGCGCTCTTTGAATACAGTACTGGTGGGAGCTTGACCACTTCTGGCAAAGACATTCCAAGCGAAAAAAATTTCCTGACCTCCCTCCTACCACCAAAAAACATTTCACGCAAGTGAATCGTTACGATACCTAGCGACGACGCTTGACGAATCAGACCTGAGAGTACATGCTGGCCTTTAACACCAACGAAACTATGGAAAGGATAGGCTGTGTAATCTGCATCAACCAGATGTTCCCGCAGCCACTTGTCCGACCTGCCCATGAGAAAAGATGTTATATACGTTTCCGAAACGGATGAAATTCCCCTATCATAAAACAGCTTCAAACAGTCTACAACTTTACGAATTTCAACCGGAAGCATCCTGAAAACTCTGGTCATCACAACTCTGGCAGCAGTTTTGAGCGTCGCCCAGGGGCAAGCTTTCGCCGAAATATTCGACCTGAAATTTACGGAGACAAAGGCCAGAGAAGCCAGAATAGGCGTATTTCAGAACATCCACAAAGTTGGTTAACATTGATTTTTTGTCTCCATCAGATGATCCGTCAAGCCAGAATACGCAGCGATTAATATCATACTTTTCATTCAAGAGAATAACGGCCCTAGCAGGTTTTCCGTCGCATCCTGCTCTACCTTGCTCCTGCATCCAAGACGACATGTTTTTTGGCAAGCCAAAACGAACAACACAACGAACGTCTGGAAGATTCAAGCCAAAGCCATACGCAGTAGTGGCGCAGAGTATTTCAATCTCCCCATTTCTCATTGCAGCATGAATGTGATTTTTATCCAGTGATGAGCATTATCCAGTGAACGCCGCAGCCTTGACTCCTAAACTGGAAATAGCCGAACATGCAGCATTGGCCTCCCGCGCATACGAGAAATATACTATGGCTAGCTGTCCATTAACTGTTCCAATGATCCTCTTGATAGCTTCAGACCAACTTTCAACCCAATCCATACTACCTTCCAAACCTGAAGGTGGGCTGTAATGTGAAATCTCCAGCCTTACATTTGGCCTATCAACAGACATTCGAACTACACAAGGGTTGTGAAGAAACTCCTCTATAATCAGTTTTTCGTCTTTGGGCAGCAGAGTTGCTGTTAATGCAAGGAAAGTTGCGCGAGGGAAAAAACTTCTCAAGCTCTTCAGTTCCAAAAAGGAACTTCTAAAGCCACACCATTCGTAGAGTAGATGGCACTCGTCAAAGACTACAAATTTCAACCGTCTGTCTAAAAGAGATCTTTGCCTCCGAACGAACCCTAACGATCCTTCCCGGCCCATAAAACTTTCTGGAGTACCTACTAAAATCACAGGTTTATTTTCAGACAAATCTGAGATGGCGGTCACTTGTTGGTCGTATTCGACAGGAGCAATTTTTTCACCAACAACAAAGGAATCGATACCACGTGAAAGTAAAAAATCACTTTGATCCTTGCGCAGTGCTATGGTTGGAACAACCAAAAGAGTAATACCTGATTCCATAACAGATGGAATTTGATAGCAAATCGACTTTCCACTTCCAGTGCCTGAAACAACCAaagcatcttctttttttagaatgttAGTAATACTACGAATCTGAAAATCTTTCAGCTGCGTGATGCCAAAATTTCGAAGTGCACAGCCAGCGACAGTATCCAAGATCATTTGAGACGGTTCCGTAGCAGGCACCATAACTTCTGAAACCAATAGATGAGAGTCAGGTAGACCGGAACTGGAAAATTCGGAGTGAGAAACAGGTTGACTAAGGTCAGTCAATGGTAGATCTGACACAGAAAAATTCTCTTGATAGGAATCATTATTGGAAGTGAGTATTGGAAACTGAATTGTGGAATTGAGAGCACGATCTGGCTGCATGAAAGCTTCAGGGGCAAGTTCAGTCAACATTTTGCAAAGTTCGAAGACAGTGGGACGAGCTTTCGGCTCAAACGCGCAACATTtcagaaaaacttcttttaggGGACTTGACATATCTTCATGACAGGGCAACACCCCACTCCTAATTTTATTGACTATCACGTCAACAGGAAAACCATCCTTTTCGAAGGGAAACTTGATCGTAAAATCATGTAGCTCATATAGAAACATTCCAAAAGAAAACAGGTCACAAGCAAAGGTAGGACGTTTGTTGTCGCATCTTTCTGGGCTCATAAAACATATTGTCCCACCCCGATTTTGCTGAGACTGATCTTGAGTAGTTGAAGTAACGACTGATGTCACAAGTGATAATCGGCTTTCTCCAAAATCTGCTAATTTAAAGAGCCAAGAGTCGTCGCGTCCCcttttttcagtgaccaaaacgTTAGCCGATTTGAGGTCAGCATGGATGATCTTTATCGAGTGAAGATACCTTAAGCCCTCTGAAACCTGACAAGCCATTGAACTAAATAAGACAGGAGCGATTTCCCTGCTCACTTCACTACTCAAGACGGACAGGAAACCAAGAATTTGCCTGGCATTGTTAAAAGAATGTGGATTCCCATCTTCATCCGTCAAAACTTTCTCGCAGTATTCGAGGCCGAGGGTCATCTCCTTCAAACAGACAAACCTAATCCCAACAACGTTTTCATGGCGTGTTTTATAAATGGCAGCAGCTTCCTTTAAAATAACTGACTCGTATTCGGCATTACCGCGGattcctatatatttttttaaggctACTTTTTGTCCGCCAAAATGACCCACAGAAACCTCACAAGCCCTCCCACCCCCAATTACTATTTCTGAAGGTGGAACGGAGTCGATCAACAATTCTTTTGGTACGTCCAGACTTGATCTGGGCTTAGCAAAACAGGGCACTTTCAAGCTGAAAGCCATGGTACTAACACTgcaatacaaacaaaaacaaaaaaacactggaaagAACGAAACAATCCTTTCTACATAAACAAcaatgcatagaaaaaaaaatgaaaaggagaAAACATTCCCGTCTTCAAGACTGAGAATCGTCACAATACAAACCCACCTAGATTAAGCGAGGGCACTTACTTCACAAATGTCATTTCACATCACATTAACTTGGTAGAGGCTGTAGGACTCAGATGGTTGCACAACTTCGACCTGAAATAAAAGCTATACTAAATGAGAAGTTATTCTCACACAGAAAATGTCAGTGCACGGGGTAACCCTAGGGTGGAAATTATCAACGGGATGATTAGTGCTAAGTGTCcgttgatttttcaaaaattgagatttttcttttaaacgaCTTCAagataatagtaaaatattcagttgttttttatctttgtttttcctTCACTGATCACAGATCGCAAAAATATCAGCTTGAATGCTACTATCCAGCCTATCAACAATATCAGGAACATCAATACCCAAGAACTGTGTCTGCACATGCACAGGCTCAACTAAAGCACTAAAATGTTTTTCCACATTCCTACTATTCAAAATGTCTGCCACTGGTGTATATTTACTTTCAGGGCTTAATAAACTTGCTGGAATAGGACTAGATAAACTGGAATCTGCTAGCACTGATGGTACTTCTCCGTTCAACCCCTCTGGTATAGCAGTTACGAACATATTAGGTAATAGGGCAGGCAGAAAGCTGTAGCACAGTCTCTTCTTGTAGATGAAAGTTCAAATTGCATCCTATGTTGGGGcacactgtaaaaaaaaaaaaataaataaaaaatgcgtTGAAATTTCAAACGCTtaaaaaagatcaaattttCTTGCTGAATTTTCAAcagaattttaaaatcaatcaaatGATTGGGATCTTTAACGATTggttggattaaaaaaaaagaaaataaaacaggtGAGTGTAATCTCCAATCTTTTGTTGCCTTTTCAACAGCAAATGTCTAAAATCCAGCAAGTGAATGTAATCTTCAAtcttttgtttgattttcaacAATAAATGTTCAAAATCCTGCCAAACAGTTTAATATAACATGTTCTGTTGACTTTCCAATACCCAATTTTGAAAGTCCAAtcaattgttttgaaattcCAATGTAAGAATTTCATATTTCACACTTTACTGACTTACCAAAAAATGATGTTAGAAATCtaacaaaaaacttgaagccGTGATAAAGTAAATTTCTGAAAGTCGAGGTATAAAAATACAAGTCAGCACCAGttagaaaatctattagaaaaTACCAATTAGAaaaaccagaagaaaaatcttcaAACAGCATCAATTATCCAATTATCGTGCCTCATGAgaaatttgatttgaatttgCCGAAATTCTCGGGTCCTTCAGTTGACACATTGTAAAGTATCTAgctgcgtcttgcaaagcttaATATCCAACAGGAGAGGAGCTAATGAGCAAAATATTGCTTTTCCTTGCTACCTTtgcagatataaaaaaaaaacaagtttctttttaactgcaagtaaggagtgacattaaaacttaaaacaaacagaaattattccgtagatGCTAGGAGTTGTCCcttcctaaacgccccgctctttactccaaagtttgaccctttctcacaactctactttttgaaacaataaaaaaactttagtgtaaagagtggggcgtttaggaggggacaacccctttcatctACGGAATAagtcctgttcgttttaagtcttaatgtcgttccttacttgcagttaaaaaattttgttttttgttttaaatttaatttctgaacgtttttgaatcaatgcatgttttgattttgacatttcgcatatgaataatcaaaacgaaatttgcatgttaatttttttggctaaatggctttctcatagttttgatcggacgattttgataaaaaaaagagctggggaaggaggcctagctgcccttcaattttcggtaacttaaaaatgcaactagaacttttcatttgttttaaaaccgtttttattagtaataaatatacgtaacttgcgcattaacttacgtaacgaacttctatatttgtatacattacgtatatgagggggttttcccctcgtcaatacctcgctctttacactaaggcttgaattttgtcccaattatttaagaatagcccccgaatcacaaaggccgtagaataaatagattaaattagtaagaatattttagcgtaaagagcaaggtattgcaGAGGacacaaacccccttatatacatcctatttttgttcgttttaagttttaattctgctccttacttccagtttaaattttttttaatttttttttttaataatgctagaatacATTTGTAAAGATAGgaatttgaaacttctaaagtagggttctttgatacgctgaatctgatggtgtgatgtttgtgaagattccatgacttttaggggggttttcccctattttctaaaataagacaaattttctcaggctcttaacttttgatgggtaagactaaacctgataaaacttatatatttgaaattatcattaaaatgcaatttttttgatataactattggtatcgaaatttagttttttagtttcggttactattgaggcaggtcgttaccacgaactgtctgatatattaaaaaaaagctttcctGGAAATTTAACAATATGCAGACCCTTAcccgggattttttttttttagaggagggatggttgttttttttaacagttttctgGGGTCGTAAGAGCCTTTACGGTTTTGACAGGCTCAGGGCTCTTACAACTACGTTTTCCGACAAAATGCACGCTATTTTAGCTTAACAGGAAAAGCAcatcatttcaaaaattactgTACTTACCTTACATTCAGAGGCTTCTCAATGTCGACTATTGCAGAATGTATTTTGCGCGAAATACGAAAACTTTTCTTCAACAAGTTTAATGGCGCCGGATTTTTGACTTTTCTTTAACCGAAAAACGGCAGAGGTGGATCTTACTCCTAGCGCTACCTATTGTAACTTaccaacaaagaaaataaactacaCCAGATAGAAATTTACGAGTGAAAAGTTGTTTTTCTGCAGAAAAGGTTGTATCCAAGTAGGCTTCCGAGTAGGGCGAAGTTTTTCATCAACTAGTTGGTTACTAAaattttttctggggaaaagttaCTTGCCAACTGGATGGTTAATGGAAGTGTCTGGGGCAAtgtttgtttctagctagttGGAAAGAA
Coding sequences within it:
- the LOC136042888 gene encoding serine/threonine-protein kinase pakG-like — encoded protein: MAFSLKVPCFAKPRSSLDVPKELLIDSVPPSEIVIGGGRACEVSVGHFGGQKVALKKYIGIRGNAEYESVILKEAAAIYKTRHENVVGIRFVCLKEMTLGLEYCEKVLTDEDGNPHSFNNARQILGFLSVLSSEVSREIAPVLFSSMACQVSEGLRYLHSIKIIHADLKSANVLVTEKRGRDDSWLFKLADFGESRLSLVTSVVTSTTQDQSQQNRGGTICFMSPERCDNKRPTFACDLFSFGMFLYELHDFTIKFPFEKDGFPVDVIVNKIRSGVLPCHEDMSSPLKEVFLKCCAFEPKARPTVFELCKMLTELAPEAFMQPDRALNSTIQFPILTSNNDSYQENFSVSDLPLTDLSQPVSHSEFSSSGLPDSHLLVSEVMVPATEPSQMILDTVAGCALRNFGITQLKDFQIRSITNILKKEDALVVSGTGSGKSICYQIPSVMESGITLLVVPTIALRKDQSDFLLSRGIDSFVVGEKIAPVEYDQQVTAISDLSENKPVILVGTPESFMGREGSLGFVRRQRSLLDRRLKFVVFDECHLLYEWCGFRSSFLELKSLRSFFPRATFLALTATLLPKDEKLIIEEFLHNPCVVRMSVDRPNVRLEISHYSPPSGLEGSMDWVESWSEAIKRIIGTVNGQLAIVYFSYAREANAACSAISSLGVKAAAFTG